From the genome of Rhizobium binae, one region includes:
- a CDS encoding DapH/DapD/GlmU-related protein → MTRGLGIDPYIHETAAVSDSSFGRYTEVSERCRISEATFGDYSYIMQDGSVWCATIGSFVNIAAAVRINATNHPTWRATLHHFTYRAADYWPDADMENDFFAWRRANRVTIGNDVWIGHGATILPGVSVGNGAVIGAGAVVSKNVAPYTIVGGVPAKLIRERFPKEIGERMDRLAWWDWDHDRLRLALQDFRNLSAEDFLSRYEG, encoded by the coding sequence ATGACCCGCGGGCTAGGCATTGACCCCTATATCCACGAGACGGCCGCCGTCAGCGATTCCAGCTTCGGACGCTATACGGAGGTCTCAGAGCGCTGCCGCATCAGCGAGGCGACCTTCGGCGACTATTCCTACATCATGCAGGACGGCTCGGTCTGGTGCGCCACGATCGGCAGTTTCGTCAATATCGCCGCCGCCGTGCGCATCAACGCCACCAACCATCCGACCTGGCGCGCGACGCTGCACCACTTCACCTATCGCGCCGCCGACTATTGGCCGGACGCCGACATGGAGAATGATTTCTTCGCCTGGCGGCGCGCAAACCGCGTGACGATCGGCAACGACGTCTGGATCGGCCATGGGGCGACGATCCTGCCGGGCGTCAGCGTCGGCAACGGCGCGGTGATCGGCGCCGGCGCCGTCGTCTCGAAGAACGTCGCACCCTACACGATCGTCGGCGGCGTGCCGGCTAAGTTGATCCGCGAGCGCTTTCCGAAAGAGATCGGCGAGCGCATGGACAGGCTTGCCTGGTGGGACTGGGACCATGACCGTCTGCGCCTGGCGCTGCAGGATTTCCGCAACCTGAGCGCGGAAGATTTTCTGTCCCGCTACGAGGGCTAG
- the phnL gene encoding phosphonate C-P lyase system protein PhnL, translating to MPTPLVVSEVSKSFTMHLRDGIRLPVVSDVAFSVASGECVVLGGPSGIGKSSLLKMIYGNYAVDTGQILIRHDGRVIDLAAADPRTVLNVRRNTLGYVSQFLRTLPRVAAIDVVAEPLVARGEEAGAAKEKAGAMLAKLNLPEALWQLPPATFSGGEQQRVNIARGFITDHTILLLDEPTASLDARNRAVVVSMISEKKQAGVALLGIFHDEEVRETVADRILDVQQFSPRKIAA from the coding sequence ATGCCAACGCCTCTCGTCGTTTCCGAAGTCTCGAAGAGCTTCACCATGCACCTGCGCGACGGCATCCGGCTGCCCGTCGTCTCCGATGTCGCCTTCTCGGTCGCATCCGGCGAATGCGTCGTGCTCGGCGGCCCGTCGGGCATCGGAAAGAGCTCGCTGCTGAAGATGATCTACGGCAATTACGCCGTCGACACTGGCCAGATCCTCATCCGCCACGACGGGCGCGTCATCGATCTCGCCGCCGCCGATCCGCGCACCGTCCTCAATGTGCGGCGCAATACGCTCGGCTATGTCAGCCAGTTCCTGCGTACCCTGCCGCGCGTCGCGGCAATCGACGTGGTGGCGGAACCGCTGGTGGCGCGCGGCGAGGAAGCCGGTGCGGCAAAGGAGAAGGCGGGCGCCATGCTTGCCAAGCTCAATCTGCCGGAAGCACTCTGGCAGCTTCCGCCCGCCACCTTCTCCGGCGGCGAACAACAGCGCGTCAACATTGCGCGCGGCTTCATCACCGACCATACGATCCTGCTTCTCGATGAACCCACGGCCTCCCTCGATGCCCGCAACCGTGCCGTCGTCGTCAGCATGATTTCGGAAAAGAAGCAGGCGGGTGTCGCCCTTCTCGGCATCTTCCACGACGAAGAAGTGCGCGAAACCGTCGCCGACCGCATCCTCGACGTCCAGCAGTTCTCGCCGAGAAAGATCGCCGCATGA
- the phnK gene encoding phosphonate C-P lyase system protein PhnK has protein sequence MTDTPLLKVNDLSKFYGNRIGCRNVSFELWPGEVLAIVGESGSGKTTLLNCISTRLMPTSGSVEYRMRDGTYRDLYHMNEAERRFLMRTDWGFVHQNPADGLRMTVSAGANVGERLMAIGDRHYGKIRSTAIDWLKRVEIDADRIDDQPRAFSGGMRQRLQIARNLVTGPRLVFMDEPTGGLDVSVQARLLDLVRGLVNDLGLSAIIVTHDLAVARLLSHRMMVMKDGYVIEHGLTDRVLDDPREPYTQLLVSSILQV, from the coding sequence ATGACCGATACGCCGCTTCTCAAGGTCAACGACCTCTCGAAATTCTATGGCAACCGGATCGGCTGCCGCAATGTGTCCTTCGAGCTCTGGCCCGGTGAAGTGCTCGCCATCGTCGGCGAATCCGGTTCGGGCAAGACGACGCTGCTGAACTGCATCTCCACCCGGCTGATGCCAACCAGCGGCAGTGTCGAATACCGTATGCGCGACGGCACCTACCGCGACCTCTACCATATGAACGAGGCCGAGCGCCGCTTCCTGATGCGCACCGACTGGGGCTTCGTGCACCAGAATCCGGCCGACGGCCTGCGCATGACGGTTTCCGCCGGCGCCAATGTCGGCGAACGTCTGATGGCGATCGGCGACCGGCACTACGGCAAGATCCGCTCCACCGCCATCGACTGGCTGAAACGCGTCGAGATCGACGCCGACCGCATCGACGATCAACCGCGGGCCTTTTCCGGCGGCATGCGCCAGCGATTGCAGATCGCCCGCAATCTCGTCACCGGCCCGCGCCTGGTCTTCATGGACGAGCCGACCGGCGGCCTCGACGTCTCGGTGCAAGCGCGCCTGCTCGATCTCGTGCGCGGCCTCGTCAACGATCTCGGCCTCTCGGCCATCATCGTCACCCACGACCTCGCCGTCGCCCGGCTTCTGTCGCACCGCATGATGGTGATGAAGGACGGCTATGTCATCGAACATGGGCTGACCGACCGGGTGCTCGACGATCCGCGCGAACCCTACACGCAACTGCTCGTTTCCTCGATCCTGCAGGTCTGA
- a CDS encoding alpha-D-ribose 1-methylphosphonate 5-phosphate C-P-lyase PhnJ — protein MNDLASYNFAYLDEQTKRMIRRAILKAIAIPGYQVPFASREMPMPYGWGTGGVQVTASIIGPDDVLKVIDQGADDTTNAVSIRAFFQKVANVAVTTHTGEATIIQTRHRIPEEKLKAGQVLVYQVPIPEPLRFLEPRETETRKMHALEEYGLMHVKLYEDIARNGRIATTYAYPVKVHGRYVMDPSPTPKFDNPKMHQSESLQLFGAGREKRIYAVPPYTDVVSLDFEDHPFEIQRFGKPCALCGAEDVYLDEVILDDKGGRMFVCSDTDHCEERRAHGHAGEMLAREAAE, from the coding sequence ATGAACGATCTCGCCAGCTACAACTTCGCCTATCTCGACGAACAGACCAAGCGGATGATCCGCCGCGCCATCCTGAAGGCGATCGCCATTCCCGGCTACCAGGTGCCCTTCGCCTCGCGCGAAATGCCGATGCCCTACGGCTGGGGCACCGGCGGCGTGCAGGTGACGGCCTCGATCATCGGACCTGATGACGTGCTGAAGGTCATCGACCAGGGCGCCGACGATACGACCAACGCCGTTTCCATCCGCGCCTTCTTCCAAAAGGTCGCCAATGTCGCGGTGACGACGCACACGGGCGAGGCGACGATCATCCAGACGCGCCACCGCATTCCCGAGGAAAAGCTCAAGGCCGGCCAGGTGCTCGTCTACCAGGTGCCGATCCCCGAGCCGCTGCGCTTCCTCGAGCCGCGCGAAACCGAGACGCGCAAAATGCATGCGCTGGAAGAATACGGCCTTATGCACGTGAAGCTCTACGAGGATATCGCCCGCAACGGCCGCATCGCCACGACCTATGCCTATCCGGTCAAGGTGCATGGGCGCTACGTCATGGATCCGTCGCCGACGCCCAAATTCGATAATCCCAAGATGCATCAATCGGAATCGTTGCAGCTTTTCGGCGCCGGCCGCGAAAAGCGCATCTATGCCGTGCCGCCCTATACCGACGTCGTCAGCCTGGATTTCGAAGACCATCCCTTCGAAATCCAGCGCTTCGGCAAGCCCTGCGCGCTTTGTGGCGCCGAGGATGTCTATCTGGACGAGGTGATCCTCGACGACAAAGGCGGGCGCATGTTCGTCTGCTCCGATACCGATCATTGCGAAGAGCGCCGGGCACACGGACATGCCGGCGAAATGCTGGCCCGGGAGGCTGCAGAATGA
- a CDS encoding carbon-phosphorus lyase complex subunit PhnI gives MYVAVKGGEAAIANAHRLLADRRRGDRSLPAIGIDQIVAQLALAVDRVMAEASLFDRTLAALAIRQARGDMIEAIFLLRAYRTTLPRFGYSRPLDTAGMTIERRISATYKDLPGGQLLGPTFDYTHRLLDPSLLADEAVETPAQRAAEAGRVMRVSEILGEEGLIEADGDMPEDHEVGDLTREPMEFPMSRDLRLQALARGDEGFLLALGYSTQRGYGRNHPFTGEIRIGEVEVEFDVPELGFAVSLGVIQITECQMVNQFKGSAKAPPQFTRGYGLVFGQSERKAMAMSLVDRALRSEELGEDITAPAQDEEFVISHSDNVQATGFVEHLKLPHYVDFQAELDLVRRMRRQFEAARNRGEDLKEAAE, from the coding sequence ATGTATGTTGCCGTCAAGGGTGGCGAGGCCGCCATCGCCAATGCCCACCGCCTGCTCGCCGACCGCCGCCGCGGCGACCGTTCGCTGCCGGCGATCGGTATCGACCAGATCGTCGCGCAGCTGGCGCTCGCCGTCGACCGCGTCATGGCCGAGGCCTCGCTTTTCGACCGGACGCTCGCCGCTCTGGCCATCCGCCAGGCGCGCGGCGATATGATCGAGGCGATCTTCCTGCTGCGCGCCTATCGCACGACGCTGCCGCGTTTCGGTTATTCCAGGCCGCTCGACACGGCTGGTATGACGATCGAACGGCGCATCTCGGCGACCTACAAGGATCTGCCGGGCGGCCAGCTTCTCGGGCCCACCTTCGATTATACGCACCGATTGCTGGATCCTTCGCTGCTTGCCGACGAGGCGGTCGAGACACCGGCCCAGCGCGCCGCCGAGGCCGGCCGCGTCATGCGCGTCTCCGAAATTCTCGGCGAGGAAGGCCTGATCGAGGCCGACGGCGACATGCCCGAGGATCACGAGGTCGGCGACCTGACGCGCGAGCCGATGGAATTTCCGATGAGCCGCGACCTTCGCCTGCAGGCGCTCGCCCGCGGCGACGAAGGCTTTTTGCTGGCGCTCGGTTATTCCACCCAGCGCGGCTATGGCCGCAACCATCCCTTCACCGGCGAGATCCGCATCGGTGAGGTCGAGGTGGAATTCGACGTGCCGGAACTCGGTTTCGCCGTCTCGCTCGGCGTCATCCAGATCACCGAATGCCAGATGGTCAACCAGTTCAAGGGCTCGGCCAAGGCGCCGCCGCAATTCACCCGTGGCTACGGCTTGGTGTTCGGCCAGAGCGAGCGCAAGGCGATGGCGATGTCACTGGTGGATCGCGCATTACGGTCTGAAGAGCTCGGCGAGGATATCACTGCGCCGGCCCAGGACGAAGAATTCGTCATCTCCCATTCTGACAACGTCCAGGCGACCGGATTCGTCGAGCATCTGAAACTTCCGCATTATGTGGACTTCCAGGCCGAACTCGATCTCGTCCGCCGCATGCGCCGCCAATTCGAAGCAGCCCGCAACAGGGGCGAAGATTTGAAGGAAGCCGCCGAATGA
- the phnH gene encoding phosphonate C-P lyase system protein PhnH, whose product MDFKTEALTGGFAEPVFHAQSVFKMLMDGTARPGTIQTVQPDVAPPVPLGVAAGAIALTLCDHDTPVWLSQGLTKSAVPEWLGFHTGAPVTTEKAEARFAFTEAGAALCPFGLFASGTQEYPDRSTTLVIELSELEGGRRLALIGPGIQSVAEIAPLGLPETFLRLWTENRALFPRGIDIVLTSAERFLCLPRTTKITATEI is encoded by the coding sequence ATGGACTTCAAGACGGAAGCCTTGACCGGCGGCTTTGCCGAGCCGGTCTTCCATGCCCAGAGCGTCTTCAAGATGCTGATGGACGGAACCGCCCGTCCCGGGACGATCCAGACCGTTCAGCCCGATGTCGCGCCGCCTGTGCCGCTCGGCGTTGCCGCCGGCGCGATCGCGCTGACGCTCTGCGACCACGATACGCCGGTCTGGCTTTCCCAGGGGCTGACGAAATCGGCCGTGCCGGAGTGGCTCGGCTTCCACACCGGCGCGCCGGTGACCACGGAGAAGGCCGAGGCACGCTTCGCCTTCACCGAAGCCGGCGCCGCGCTTTGCCCCTTCGGCCTTTTCGCCTCAGGCACGCAGGAATATCCCGACCGTTCGACGACGCTCGTCATCGAACTTTCCGAACTCGAGGGTGGGCGCAGGCTGGCGCTGATCGGTCCCGGCATCCAGAGCGTCGCCGAAATTGCGCCCCTCGGGCTGCCGGAAACCTTTCTGCGGCTCTGGACCGAGAACCGCGCGCTCTTTCCGCGCGGCATCGACATCGTGCTGACATCGGCCGAGCGCTTCCTCTGCCTGCCGCGCACCACCAAGATCACAGCAACGGAGATCTGA
- the phnG gene encoding phosphonate C-P lyase system protein PhnG — MISADSNNAASQTASGRKRAADLLARAERSELSAAWNALPQKPSAHAVRGPETGLVMVRGRIGGGGAPFNLGEVTVTRATVRLDSGSVGHAQALGTDREKARLAAIFDALWQEEATKDFVERALLLPITERIADAERRKADETAATRVDFFTMVRGDN, encoded by the coding sequence ATGATATCAGCGGACAGCAACAACGCTGCGTCACAGACGGCATCGGGGCGCAAGCGCGCCGCCGATCTGCTGGCGCGCGCAGAACGCAGCGAACTCTCGGCGGCCTGGAATGCGTTGCCGCAAAAGCCTTCGGCGCATGCGGTGCGCGGACCGGAGACCGGGCTGGTGATGGTGCGCGGACGCATCGGCGGCGGCGGCGCTCCCTTCAATCTTGGCGAGGTGACGGTGACGCGCGCGACGGTCCGACTCGACTCCGGCTCGGTCGGCCACGCGCAGGCGCTCGGCACCGACCGCGAGAAGGCGCGGCTGGCAGCGATCTTCGATGCGCTCTGGCAGGAGGAGGCGACGAAGGATTTCGTCGAACGGGCGCTGCTTTTGCCGATCACTGAGCGGATCGCCGATGCCGAACGCCGCAAGGCCGACGAGACGGCGGCGACCCGCGTCGATTTCTTCACCATGGTGCGGGGGGACAACTGA
- the phnF gene encoding phosphonate metabolism transcriptional regulator PhnF, with translation MAGLTQVQRQTGVALWRQIADRIREAIGNGAYDETGMVPPETVLALQFGVNRHTVRSALAALAQEGIVRAVQGRGTLIERKERLNFPITRRTRFTAGIGDQAREMRSLLLDEVKEEASAEVARWLGLKAGARVIRLETLREADKRPVSKATSWFPAEHFAGIGEAYRKHQSITKAFADLGLGDYVRATTEVTAAHADTADLADLELTPGAILLIAKAMNTDLDGVPVQYSISRFAADRVQFTIEN, from the coding sequence ATGGCGGGACTGACTCAGGTGCAAAGGCAGACCGGCGTGGCGCTCTGGCGCCAGATCGCCGACCGGATTCGTGAGGCGATCGGCAATGGCGCCTATGATGAAACCGGAATGGTGCCGCCCGAAACCGTCCTGGCGCTGCAATTCGGTGTCAACCGGCATACGGTGCGCAGCGCTTTGGCAGCCTTGGCTCAGGAAGGCATCGTCCGTGCGGTGCAAGGTCGCGGCACGCTGATTGAACGCAAGGAGCGACTGAATTTCCCGATCACCAGACGCACGCGGTTTACCGCCGGCATCGGCGATCAGGCGCGCGAGATGCGCAGCCTGCTGTTGGATGAGGTGAAGGAGGAGGCGAGCGCCGAGGTCGCCCGCTGGCTGGGGCTGAAGGCGGGCGCAAGGGTGATCCGGCTGGAAACGCTGCGCGAGGCCGACAAGCGGCCGGTGTCAAAGGCGACGAGCTGGTTTCCCGCCGAGCATTTCGCCGGGATCGGCGAGGCCTATCGCAAACATCAATCGATCACCAAGGCTTTCGCCGACCTTGGACTGGGGGACTATGTCCGGGCGACGACCGAGGTGACTGCGGCGCATGCCGACACGGCTGATCTGGCCGATCTCGAACTCACCCCCGGTGCGATTCTGCTGATCGCCAAGGCGATGAATACCGATCTCGACGGCGTGCCGGTGCAATATTCAATCAGCCGGTTCGCGGCCGACCGGGTCCAGTTCACGATTGAGAACTAA
- a CDS encoding 2,3-bisphosphoglycerate-dependent phosphoglycerate mutase yields the protein MSGTLVLVRHGQSDWNLKNLFTGWKDPDLTELGIQEANAGGAALAEYGIKFDVAYTSALVRAQHTLKLILDKVGQPDLQTIRDQALNERDYGDLSGLNKDDARAKWGEEQVHIWRRSYDVPPPGGESLRDTGARVWPYYLTEILPRVLRGEKVLVAAHGNSLRSLVMVLDKLSKEGVLALNLATGVPMVYKLNADSTVASKEVLGDMSGAH from the coding sequence ATGAGCGGAACTCTCGTCCTCGTTCGCCACGGCCAGAGCGACTGGAACCTGAAGAATCTCTTCACCGGCTGGAAGGATCCCGATCTGACCGAGCTCGGCATTCAGGAAGCCAATGCCGGCGGCGCCGCACTTGCCGAATACGGGATCAAATTCGACGTCGCCTATACCTCGGCGCTGGTGCGCGCCCAGCACACGCTGAAGCTCATCCTCGATAAGGTCGGCCAGCCCGACCTGCAGACGATCCGCGACCAGGCACTGAACGAGCGCGACTACGGCGACCTCTCCGGGCTCAACAAGGACGATGCCCGCGCCAAATGGGGCGAGGAACAGGTCCATATCTGGCGCCGCTCCTACGACGTACCGCCTCCCGGCGGCGAAAGCCTGCGCGATACCGGTGCCCGCGTCTGGCCCTATTACCTCACCGAAATCCTGCCGCGGGTGCTGCGCGGCGAGAAAGTGCTGGTCGCCGCACACGGCAATTCGCTGCGCTCGCTCGTCATGGTGCTGGACAAGCTGAGCAAAGAAGGCGTGCTCGCCCTCAATCTCGCGACCGGCGTTCCCATGGTCTACAAGCTGAACGCCGATTCCACCGTCGCTTCCAAGGAAGTGCTCGGCGACATGTCCGGCGCACACTGA
- the dapB gene encoding 4-hydroxy-tetrahydrodipicolinate reductase, which translates to MSDAAMKMVVVGAAGRMGQTLIRLIHSIEGVMLHAAVERAGSPFIGMDAGEIAGLGPTGVIIGDDPLTAFLHAEGVLDFTSPAATVEFSGLAAQARIVHIVGTTGCSTDDDARIAAAARHARIVKSGNMSLGVNLLSVLAEQAARALDPADWDIEILEMHHKHKVDAPSGTALLLGEAAARGRNIDLASKSVRVRDGHTGARQAGTIGFATLRGGSVIGEHSVLFAGEGEIVSLSHSATDRSIFARGAIKAALWARDKKPGLYSMLDVLGLSSQ; encoded by the coding sequence ATGAGCGATGCTGCGATGAAAATGGTGGTGGTCGGCGCGGCGGGGCGCATGGGACAGACGCTGATCCGGCTCATCCATTCGATCGAAGGCGTGATGCTGCACGCCGCCGTCGAGCGCGCCGGCTCGCCGTTTATCGGCATGGATGCCGGCGAAATCGCCGGGCTTGGCCCGACCGGCGTCATCATCGGCGACGATCCGCTCACTGCCTTCCTGCATGCAGAAGGCGTGCTCGACTTCACCTCACCGGCAGCAACGGTGGAATTTTCGGGCCTTGCTGCCCAGGCCCGCATCGTCCACATCGTCGGCACCACAGGCTGTTCGACGGACGACGATGCCCGGATCGCCGCCGCAGCCCGCCATGCCCGTATCGTCAAGTCGGGCAATATGAGCCTCGGCGTCAATCTGCTCAGCGTGCTGGCCGAACAGGCAGCGCGGGCGCTCGATCCCGCAGACTGGGACATCGAAATCCTGGAAATGCACCACAAACACAAGGTGGATGCGCCGTCCGGCACCGCCCTTCTCCTCGGCGAGGCCGCCGCCAGGGGCCGCAATATCGATCTCGCCTCGAAATCGGTGAGGGTCCGCGACGGCCATACCGGAGCTCGGCAAGCCGGCACGATCGGCTTTGCGACGCTGCGCGGCGGCTCCGTCATCGGCGAGCATTCCGTGCTTTTCGCCGGAGAAGGCGAAATCGTCAGCCTGTCGCACAGCGCGACCGACCGCTCGATCTTCGCGCGTGGCGCCATCAAGGCAGCTCTCTGGGCGCGCGACAAAAAGCCCGGTCTCTATTCCATGCTCGACGTGCTCGGGCTTTCCTCCCAATAA
- a CDS encoding ABC transporter ATP-binding protein: MEAAESRKQSVNSDTVTGILKRIIAENGRDHLWGYVFAIACLIIVALSTAFTAWIMRAIIDEAFANRRADVVWIICLSIFIAFVLRGFASYGQAVALSKVGNDIVARYQRRLYAHLMTLSVGFFSEARSAHIAAQVSQNVSGIRDVLNLTITSTVRDLLTFASLIGVMVLQDPLLSLAVFIMAPPLLYALRYVSKRLRSATREAVHLNSHVLGAMQETIQGIAIVKAFTMEEELERKVNKLIKGAENRANRIARLSERTSPLTESFAGFAVASVLAYAAYRSIYYNVPPGAFFSFVTALLLAYDPARRLARLQVQMERAVVNARMIYELLDMEPRQRDLPDAGPLTVTQARIEFRNVSFGYGKESVLSGVSFVAEGGETTALVGPSGAGKSTVINLIPRFYDPREGQILIDGQDIAHITKKSLRQQLAYVSQQPYLFEGTIRDNIRYGLPEATDAEVEEAARLAYAHDFICAQPQGYDTPVGENGVTLSGGQRQRLSIARALVRNAPILLLDEATSALDTESEAAVQRALDEAMTGRTVVVIAHRLSTVVRADKIVVMQQGRVVEEGNHETLAKVSDGLYARLNNLQRPSASDIN; the protein is encoded by the coding sequence TTGGAAGCGGCGGAAAGCAGAAAGCAGAGCGTCAACAGCGATACCGTCACCGGCATCCTGAAGCGCATCATCGCTGAAAACGGCCGCGACCATCTCTGGGGTTATGTCTTCGCGATCGCCTGCCTCATCATCGTGGCGCTTTCGACGGCGTTCACCGCCTGGATCATGCGGGCCATCATCGATGAGGCCTTCGCCAATCGCCGCGCCGATGTCGTCTGGATCATCTGTCTTTCGATCTTTATCGCCTTCGTGCTGCGCGGTTTTGCAAGTTACGGCCAGGCAGTGGCGCTTTCGAAGGTCGGCAACGATATCGTCGCGCGATATCAGCGCCGCCTCTACGCGCATCTGATGACACTTTCCGTCGGCTTCTTCAGCGAGGCGCGCTCGGCCCATATCGCCGCACAGGTCAGCCAGAACGTCAGCGGCATCCGCGACGTGCTCAACCTGACGATCACGTCGACGGTGCGCGACCTTCTGACCTTCGCTTCGCTGATCGGCGTGATGGTCCTTCAGGACCCGCTGCTCAGCCTTGCCGTGTTCATCATGGCGCCGCCGCTGCTCTATGCGCTGCGTTACGTCTCCAAGCGGCTGCGCTCGGCAACCCGCGAGGCCGTGCATCTGAACAGCCACGTGCTGGGCGCCATGCAGGAGACGATCCAGGGCATTGCCATCGTGAAGGCCTTCACGATGGAGGAGGAGTTGGAGCGCAAGGTCAACAAACTGATCAAAGGCGCCGAAAACCGGGCAAACCGGATTGCCCGGCTTTCCGAACGCACCTCGCCGCTGACCGAGAGCTTCGCGGGCTTTGCCGTTGCCAGCGTGCTTGCCTATGCCGCCTACCGTTCGATCTATTACAACGTGCCGCCGGGCGCCTTCTTCTCTTTCGTCACCGCCTTGCTGCTGGCCTATGACCCGGCTCGTCGGCTTGCGCGCCTGCAGGTGCAGATGGAGCGCGCCGTCGTCAATGCGCGGATGATCTATGAACTGCTCGACATGGAGCCGCGCCAGCGCGACCTGCCGGATGCAGGGCCGCTGACGGTGACGCAGGCGCGGATCGAATTCCGCAACGTCTCGTTCGGCTATGGTAAAGAGAGCGTGCTGAGCGGCGTCAGCTTCGTCGCCGAAGGCGGAGAGACGACGGCGCTGGTCGGTCCCTCGGGTGCCGGCAAATCCACCGTCATCAACCTCATTCCGCGCTTCTACGATCCGCGCGAGGGCCAGATCCTGATCGACGGACAGGACATCGCCCACATCACCAAGAAGTCACTGCGCCAGCAGCTCGCCTACGTCTCGCAGCAGCCCTATCTGTTCGAGGGCACGATCCGCGACAATATCCGATATGGCCTGCCGGAAGCGACCGATGCCGAGGTGGAGGAGGCTGCGCGGCTTGCCTATGCGCATGATTTTATCTGCGCCCAGCCGCAGGGTTACGATACACCGGTCGGCGAAAACGGCGTGACGCTTTCGGGCGGCCAGCGCCAGCGGCTGTCGATCGCCCGCGCGCTGGTGCGCAATGCGCCGATCCTGCTTCTCGACGAAGCGACGTCGGCGCTGGACACCGAATCCGAAGCCGCCGTGCAGAGGGCGCTCGACGAGGCGATGACCGGACGCACGGTGGTCGTCATTGCCCACCGGCTTTCGACCGTGGTGCGCGCCGACAAGATCGTCGTCATGCAGCAGGGCCGGGTCGTGGAAGAAGGCAATCACGAGACGCTTGCGAAGGTCAGCGACGGTCTTTACGCTCGCCTCAACAATCTGCAGAGGCCTTCGGCCTCCGATATAAACTGA
- a CDS encoding glucokinase — MPKSHHSIAPLPFPILIGDIGGTNARFSILTDAYAEPKQFPNVRTADFVTIDEAIQKGVLDKTAVQPRSAILAVAGPINDDEIPLTNCDWVVRPKTMIEGLGIEDVLVVNDFEAQALAIAALSDENRERIGSATGDMVASRVVLGPGTGLGVGGLVHAQHSWIPVPGEGGHIDLGPRSKRDYDIFPHIETIEGRVSAEQILCGRGLVNLYNAICIVDGIQPTMKEPADITSHALAGSDKAAVETVSLFATYLGRVAGDMAMVFMARGGVYLSGGISQKILPALKKPEFRQAFEDKAPHTALLRTIPTYVVTHPLAALAGLSSYARMPANFGVSTEGRRWRR; from the coding sequence ATGCCAAAATCTCACCACAGCATCGCTCCGCTGCCCTTCCCGATCCTGATCGGCGATATCGGCGGCACCAACGCCCGTTTTTCCATCCTGACCGATGCCTATGCCGAACCGAAACAGTTTCCGAACGTGCGCACGGCGGATTTCGTAACGATCGACGAGGCGATCCAAAAAGGCGTGCTCGACAAGACCGCCGTGCAGCCGCGCTCGGCGATCCTCGCCGTCGCCGGCCCGATCAACGACGACGAGATCCCGCTGACCAATTGTGATTGGGTGGTGCGGCCGAAGACGATGATCGAGGGCCTCGGCATCGAGGACGTGCTCGTCGTCAACGATTTCGAGGCGCAGGCGCTGGCGATTGCCGCCCTCTCGGATGAAAACCGCGAACGTATCGGCAGCGCCACCGGCGACATGGTCGCCTCGCGGGTCGTGCTTGGACCCGGCACCGGCCTCGGCGTCGGCGGCCTCGTGCATGCCCAGCACAGCTGGATCCCGGTCCCCGGCGAAGGCGGCCATATCGATCTCGGGCCGCGCAGCAAGCGCGACTATGATATCTTTCCGCATATCGAGACGATCGAAGGCCGCGTCTCGGCCGAGCAGATCCTCTGCGGGCGCGGCCTCGTCAACCTCTATAACGCCATCTGTATCGTCGACGGCATCCAGCCGACGATGAAGGAACCGGCCGACATCACCTCGCACGCGCTTGCCGGCAGCGACAAGGCCGCCGTCGAGACCGTCTCGCTGTTTGCCACCTATCTCGGCCGGGTGGCGGGCGACATGGCGATGGTTTTCATGGCGCGCGGTGGCGTCTACCTCTCCGGCGGCATCTCGCAGAAGATCCTCCCGGCCCTGAAGAAACCGGAATTCCGGCAGGCTTTCGAGGACAAGGCGCCGCACACCGCGCTGCTTCGCACCATCCCGACCTATGTGGTGACGCATCCGCTGGCGGCCCTTGCCGGGCTTTCCTCCTATGCGCGCATGCCGGCAAATTTCGGCGTCTCGACGGAAGGCCGCCGCTGGCGGCGCTGA